The following are encoded together in the Drosophila biarmipes strain raj3 chromosome 3L, RU_DBia_V1.1, whole genome shotgun sequence genome:
- the LOC108035179 gene encoding prominin-like protein isoform X3 yields MSQVAATVEPLAAVKPKSMRSRKRRQRRRRQIAYLAICGLSVAIFGFALATLIRPATAQNDDDVPGNWRKGYVGHGTTHEQLGQPHWPPVEYTMYRPTTNYTKEPPPPTSAMNSIFNFTHFLYDKVLYRDEPIPEGYIVVRNADTLTLGPKVEENDWRDLLAHYWMVLIWVFILVVLIIIIPFIAVCYCCFCCCRRCRQGCPPCTSKQDAQRRFCCGICLLILIIGLIFGIIIAFVTNKMIDSGFSETSETMKRGSEDTCTYLKDVADHVYHLMMYNYEEMETHVLDQLTHAHRHIFLDLSDTSESNSLAEMERVLENMPEALELMRQVDKMEKDLRFYGSQLRDGVRGIKRDINFAVANLCQLQMCQKFLISSNIEHIDTSQCLHFDGLPNTTAFIAGMEDIIERKVYVIPQRGLARLKKVSDKVKTQMSFVVPPMMRDLTKGRTVFREHATNVRNIVEGVLSDIHIKTLHSTKSFEDVYERFGHDRNVVSLIVCLLILLVLFILIFALLCGCFGRRRTGYGDECCSKSTGATCLLLAILLIFCVFSFIALVGLFYFMLGMVTYQGACAPLRDQENNTLFRQLDAKIDLHHFLPKGEASKDVSEPLKMSSAIKACHANQTIFEMLRQNNIYDINDLARIKVMTHSADDPDTVKVFDEDLSTVILLTNEEREDLNQARENTLSKYHSSLYMPSLCTQFTPMNLNALSEQLYKLSNDLEYPAYGWAKVSFWNEGLNTKAFYRNFVPKLTSLVEKMRANLKKIDELISYENHDFTNTIKILTATAISSEEFIQKRGKEYINSLGGNLTKTIDQMIEDYIDMIIKEANESVGHCAPLSYIYYRGVDLICHRIVDPINGFWVGILLCALLFLPILFVAHRLMCLYKKIYPYLATVGAAGVVEGGCPICTGAPYVPPPIVSCSGGQQAYCGCPAGAPTRGGGGEDAKQVEETDAVAWDESEVIYPNAEPDLASSKRKKD; encoded by the exons ATGAGTCAAGTGGCGGCCACAGTGGAGCCTCTGGCCGCTGTCAAGCCGAAGTCGATGCGTTCCCGGAAGCGCAGGCAGCGCCGGAGACGACAGATAGCCTACCTGGCCATTTGCGGACTGAGTGTGGCCATCTTTGGCTTCGCCCTGGCCACGCTTATCCGGCCAGCAACCGCCCAGAACGATGATGATGTGCCCGGCAACTGGCGCAAGGGATATGTGGGCCATGGCACCACGCACGAGCAGCTCGGCCAGCCCCACTGGCCACCCGTGGAGTACACCATGTACAGGCCGACGACCAACTACACCAAGGAACCACCGCCGCCCACGTCGGCCATGAActccattttcaattttacacACTTTCTGTATGACAAGGTCCTGTACAGGGATGAGCCTATACCAGAAG GCTACATTGTGGTGAGGAACGCGGACACACTGACCCTGGGCCCCAAGGTGGAGGAGAATGACTGGCGGGATCTGTTGGCCCACTATTGGATGGTTCTCATCTGGGTTTTTATTCTGGTGGTGCTCATTATTATCATACCGTTTATTGC CGTTTGCTATTGCTGCTTCTGTTGCTGCAGAAGATGTCGACAGGGCTGTCCTCCTTGTACCAGTAAGCAGGATGCCCAGCGGCGCTTTTGCTGCGGCATCTGTCTGCTGATCCTCATCATTGGACTGAT CTTTGGCATCATTATCGCCTTTGTGACCAACAAAATGATTGACAGCGGGTTCTCCGAGACCTCTGAAACAATGAAGCGCGGCAGCGAGGACACCTGCACCTATCTGAAGGATGTGGCCGACCACGTTTACCATCTGATGATGTACAACTACGAGGAGATGGAGACCCATGTGCTAGATCAACTAACCC ATGCCCATAGGCACATATTTTTGGATCTCTCCGACACATCGGAGAGTAATTCACTAGCCGAGATGGAGAGGGTGTTGGAGAACATGCCCGAGGCTCTGGAGCTGATGAGACAAGTGGACAAGATGGAGAAGGACCTGCGGTTCTATGGCTCACAGTTAAGAGATG GTGTGCGTGGCATCAAGCGAGATATCAACTTTGCCGTGGCCAATCTCTGTCAACTCCAGATGTGTCAGAAGTTCCTGATCAGCAGCAATATCGAGCACATTGACACCTCTCAGTGTCTGCACTTCGACGGG CTACCAAACACTACAGCCTTTATTGCTGGAATGGAGGATATAATTGAACGGAAAGTTTATGTTATACCGCAACGAGGACTTGCGCGTCTGAAGAAAGTGAGCGACAAGGTGAAGACGCAGATGTCCTTCGTTGTGCCGCCCATGATGCGGGACTTGACCAAGGGCAGGACCGTCTTCCGCGAACATGCCACAAATGTGCGTAACATTGTGGAGGGAGTCCTGAGTGACATCCACATAAAGACGCTGCATTCGACAAAGTCGTTTGAGGATGTCTACGAGCGTTTTGGTCACGATAGGAACGTTGTCAGTTTGATTGTATGCTTGCTGATTCTTCTG GTACTTTTTATACTGATCTTTGCTCTGTTGTGTGGCTGCTTTGGGCGACGACGCACTGGATACGGCGATGAGTGCTGCAGCAAGTCCACCGGCGCCACTTGCCTTCTTCT AGCCATCCTGTTGATATTCTGTGTTTTCTCGTTCATCGCTTTGGTTGGGCTGTTCTACTTTATGCTGGGCATGGTGACCTACCAGGGTGCCTGTGCTCCGCTGAGGGACCAGGAGAACAACACCCTCTTCCGACAGCTGGATGCTAAGATTGATTTGCATCACTTCTTGCCAAAGGGCGAGGCCTCCAAGGACGTGTCGGAGCCGCTGAAAATGTCGAGTGCCATCAAGGCCTGCCATGCCAACCAGACCATATTTGAGATGTTGCGCCAGAACAACATATACGACATCAACGACCTGGCGCGCATCAAGGTTATGACCCACTCAGCCGACGATCCGGATACTGTCAAGGTCTTCGATGAGGATCTGTCCACTGTGATACTGCTGACGAACGAAGAGCGCGAGGACTTGAACCAAGCCCGCGAAAATACTCTTTCCAAGTACCACAGCTCCTTGTACATGCCCAGTCTGTGCACCCAGTTCACGCCGATGAACCTAAACGCCCTTTCCGAGCAGCTGTACAAGCTGTCCAACGATCTTGAGTACCCCGCCTACGGCTGGGCCAAGGTGTCCTTCTGGAACGAGGGCCTCAACACGAAGGCCTTCTATCGCAACTTTGTGCCAAAGCTCACCAGCCTGGTGGAGAAGATGAGGGCCAATCTGAAGAAGATCGACGAGCTGATCTCGTACGAGAACCACGACTTTACCAACACCATCAAGATTTTGACTGCCACGGCAATCAGCTCTGAGGAGTTCATCCAGAAACGCGGCAAGGAGTACATCAATAGCCTAGGAGGCAACTTGACAAAGACCATTGACCAGATGATAGAGGACTACATCGATATGATTATAAAGGAGGCCAACGAAAGTGTGGGACACTGTGCGCCCCTATCGTATATATACTATCGTGGAGTCGACTTGATCTGTCACCGTATCGTCGATCCCATT AATGGCTTCTGGGTGGGCATATTGCTGTGCGCCCTGCTCTTCCTGCCCATCCTGTTCGTGGCCCACCGCCTGATGTGCCTGTACAAGAAGATCTATCCGTATTTGGCCACCGTTGGAGCTGCCGGCGTTGTCGAGGGCGG
- the LOC108035179 gene encoding prominin-like protein isoform X2: MSQVAATVEPLAAVKPKSMRSRKRRQRRRRQIAYLAICGLSVAIFGFALATLIRPATAQNDDDVPGNWRKGYVGHGTTHEQLGQPHWPPVEYTMYRPTTNYTKEPPPPTSAMNSIFNFTHFLYDKVLYRDEPIPEGYIVVRNADTLTLGPKVEENDWRDLLAHYWMVLIWVFILVVLIIIIPFIAVCYCCFCCCRRCRQGCPPCTSKQDAQRRFCCGICLLILIIGLIFGIIIAFVTNKMIDSGFSETSETMKRGSEDTCTYLKDVADHVYHLMMYNYEEMETHVLDQLTHAHRHIFLDLSDTSESNSLAEMERVLENMPEALELMRQVDKMEKDLRFYGSQLRDGVRGIKRDINFAVANLCQLQMCQKFLISSNIEHIDTSQCLHFDGLPNTTAFIAGMEDIIERKVYVIPQRGLARLKKVSDKVKTQMSFVVPPMMRDLTKGRTVFREHATNVRNIVEGVLSDIHIKTLHSTKSFEDVYERFGHDRNVVSLIVCLLILLVLFILIFALLCGCFGRRRTGYGDECCSKSTGATCLLLAILLIFCVFSFIALVGLFYFMLGMVTYQGACAPLRDQENNTLFRQLDAKIDLHHFLPKGEASKDVSEPLKMSSAIKACHANQTIFEMLRQNNIYDINDLARIKVMTHSADDPDTVKVFDEDLSTVILLTNEEREDLNQARENTLSKYHSSLYMPSLCTQFTPMNLNALSEQLYKLSNDLEYPAYGWAKVSFWNEGLNTKAFYRNFVPKLTSLVEKMRANLKKIDELISYENHDFTNTIKILTATAISSEEFIQKRGKEYINSLGGNLTKTIDQMIEDYIDMIIKEANESVGHCAPLSYIYYRGVDLICHRIVDPINGFWVGILLCALLFLPILFVAHRLMCLYKKIYPYLATVGAAGVVEGGVPKKRRKAYERRREQQDYYEDASPSVSRGNRSGGDRGAGGGDGAPGSSSMRYNDMAPTHWDHEPPRYHNPPAAPPSSEYERPPPYYYPGASEQD; the protein is encoded by the exons ATGAGTCAAGTGGCGGCCACAGTGGAGCCTCTGGCCGCTGTCAAGCCGAAGTCGATGCGTTCCCGGAAGCGCAGGCAGCGCCGGAGACGACAGATAGCCTACCTGGCCATTTGCGGACTGAGTGTGGCCATCTTTGGCTTCGCCCTGGCCACGCTTATCCGGCCAGCAACCGCCCAGAACGATGATGATGTGCCCGGCAACTGGCGCAAGGGATATGTGGGCCATGGCACCACGCACGAGCAGCTCGGCCAGCCCCACTGGCCACCCGTGGAGTACACCATGTACAGGCCGACGACCAACTACACCAAGGAACCACCGCCGCCCACGTCGGCCATGAActccattttcaattttacacACTTTCTGTATGACAAGGTCCTGTACAGGGATGAGCCTATACCAGAAG GCTACATTGTGGTGAGGAACGCGGACACACTGACCCTGGGCCCCAAGGTGGAGGAGAATGACTGGCGGGATCTGTTGGCCCACTATTGGATGGTTCTCATCTGGGTTTTTATTCTGGTGGTGCTCATTATTATCATACCGTTTATTGC CGTTTGCTATTGCTGCTTCTGTTGCTGCAGAAGATGTCGACAGGGCTGTCCTCCTTGTACCAGTAAGCAGGATGCCCAGCGGCGCTTTTGCTGCGGCATCTGTCTGCTGATCCTCATCATTGGACTGAT CTTTGGCATCATTATCGCCTTTGTGACCAACAAAATGATTGACAGCGGGTTCTCCGAGACCTCTGAAACAATGAAGCGCGGCAGCGAGGACACCTGCACCTATCTGAAGGATGTGGCCGACCACGTTTACCATCTGATGATGTACAACTACGAGGAGATGGAGACCCATGTGCTAGATCAACTAACCC ATGCCCATAGGCACATATTTTTGGATCTCTCCGACACATCGGAGAGTAATTCACTAGCCGAGATGGAGAGGGTGTTGGAGAACATGCCCGAGGCTCTGGAGCTGATGAGACAAGTGGACAAGATGGAGAAGGACCTGCGGTTCTATGGCTCACAGTTAAGAGATG GTGTGCGTGGCATCAAGCGAGATATCAACTTTGCCGTGGCCAATCTCTGTCAACTCCAGATGTGTCAGAAGTTCCTGATCAGCAGCAATATCGAGCACATTGACACCTCTCAGTGTCTGCACTTCGACGGG CTACCAAACACTACAGCCTTTATTGCTGGAATGGAGGATATAATTGAACGGAAAGTTTATGTTATACCGCAACGAGGACTTGCGCGTCTGAAGAAAGTGAGCGACAAGGTGAAGACGCAGATGTCCTTCGTTGTGCCGCCCATGATGCGGGACTTGACCAAGGGCAGGACCGTCTTCCGCGAACATGCCACAAATGTGCGTAACATTGTGGAGGGAGTCCTGAGTGACATCCACATAAAGACGCTGCATTCGACAAAGTCGTTTGAGGATGTCTACGAGCGTTTTGGTCACGATAGGAACGTTGTCAGTTTGATTGTATGCTTGCTGATTCTTCTG GTACTTTTTATACTGATCTTTGCTCTGTTGTGTGGCTGCTTTGGGCGACGACGCACTGGATACGGCGATGAGTGCTGCAGCAAGTCCACCGGCGCCACTTGCCTTCTTCT AGCCATCCTGTTGATATTCTGTGTTTTCTCGTTCATCGCTTTGGTTGGGCTGTTCTACTTTATGCTGGGCATGGTGACCTACCAGGGTGCCTGTGCTCCGCTGAGGGACCAGGAGAACAACACCCTCTTCCGACAGCTGGATGCTAAGATTGATTTGCATCACTTCTTGCCAAAGGGCGAGGCCTCCAAGGACGTGTCGGAGCCGCTGAAAATGTCGAGTGCCATCAAGGCCTGCCATGCCAACCAGACCATATTTGAGATGTTGCGCCAGAACAACATATACGACATCAACGACCTGGCGCGCATCAAGGTTATGACCCACTCAGCCGACGATCCGGATACTGTCAAGGTCTTCGATGAGGATCTGTCCACTGTGATACTGCTGACGAACGAAGAGCGCGAGGACTTGAACCAAGCCCGCGAAAATACTCTTTCCAAGTACCACAGCTCCTTGTACATGCCCAGTCTGTGCACCCAGTTCACGCCGATGAACCTAAACGCCCTTTCCGAGCAGCTGTACAAGCTGTCCAACGATCTTGAGTACCCCGCCTACGGCTGGGCCAAGGTGTCCTTCTGGAACGAGGGCCTCAACACGAAGGCCTTCTATCGCAACTTTGTGCCAAAGCTCACCAGCCTGGTGGAGAAGATGAGGGCCAATCTGAAGAAGATCGACGAGCTGATCTCGTACGAGAACCACGACTTTACCAACACCATCAAGATTTTGACTGCCACGGCAATCAGCTCTGAGGAGTTCATCCAGAAACGCGGCAAGGAGTACATCAATAGCCTAGGAGGCAACTTGACAAAGACCATTGACCAGATGATAGAGGACTACATCGATATGATTATAAAGGAGGCCAACGAAAGTGTGGGACACTGTGCGCCCCTATCGTATATATACTATCGTGGAGTCGACTTGATCTGTCACCGTATCGTCGATCCCATT AATGGCTTCTGGGTGGGCATATTGCTGTGCGCCCTGCTCTTCCTGCCCATCCTGTTCGTGGCCCACCGCCTGATGTGCCTGTACAAGAAGATCTATCCGTATTTGGCCACCGTTGGAGCTGCCGGCGTTGTCGAGGGCGG